A genomic region of Nymphalis io chromosome 3, ilAglIoxx1.1, whole genome shotgun sequence contains the following coding sequences:
- the LOC126781346 gene encoding plexin-B has protein sequence MAAFVIVLVITFWLRCTIVYGYEFISQYPKNQNETFHFNHLVVDKVSGQVYAGSLNTLHQLSPDLKSLHVVRTGPKLDNPMCHASGCPTEDIQTTWTDNVNKILVIDQESRIVIACGSVAQGSCFKYKLGDLTAEPEFVPESVAANDAEASTYAFIGPERYNSWDRSNVLYVGTTFTNNGEYRHDVPAISSRDLMTLQLAQFTFSKQSLIQIDVKYRDNFLVQYVYGFNASDYAYFLIIQKHSHLAGNEELGYVSRLARTCVNDDNYNSYTEVTLECNVREETTVGKSEIVNYNLVQDAKIAKAGVNLANQLGIETGDTILVASFSPSKGISNEPTPKSAVCVFSLQEIEIKFNENVHMCFNGSTKARNMGYISGMISDGKCPSVGSTGNILNFCEVGLKISGLYPIKAMSAIHWNDTLITSVTMSVTGLHTVAFLGTSEGFIKKVLIDTDKALEYSNELLLPGQKIMPDTTLSPYGKTVYILANYSIVQIPTEKCAEHGNCSSCLESNDPHCGWCSLEKRCTVQNMCQKGTQSAPRWLSQYTGQQCIDFEQILPDRISMSEVTTVQLIIRTLPELPFGAKYKCVFGNAPPIDAAVTSNGLACPTPDIKHRPKIAQNQDHVYVPLSVHSSETNKDFVSRNFAFYDCSKHITCHTCIMSEWACNWCIYDNKCTHDAPVCQRTIISGEKNPIKLLNHGIGHCPRIRQYKKPILLPNNVPKELELEVENLPHLQPGHTGFQCIVSIELANMILPARVESNHFIVCDKTMYSYEEDVGEYNISVKVFWNHKHYIDTITITLYKCEILGSHRDHADCSLCITRNSVYQCTWCGNSCSYSESCLDNPVTECPKPRIDMIKPLSGPIEGGTLVTIEGSNLGLRVEEVTGKVRIGDVLCEIVDFEVSVSITCKTGPSNVSVVAPVIVENDAGYTESSVLFSYKNIKLQGIYPSIGPVSGGTQLAIGGQHLNIGSTISAYLDELLCSVNKTQTSNSRLICITPKANIPRIVHTLTVSIDNANRTLYGDLFNYTADPTIMEIKPLKSFVSGGRMITVHGTNLHTIQKPLMKLYYVNEVVPVNATACTVLNSNQMECPSPAVNKKYYDIIQATKSQTSTPQIAMKVGFVMDNVETMHDLEKYFNPPRTHMVFVEDPHVYQFPNQIKLYKGDPLVIEGENLIRASDESDVIVTIGTQLCNVTSLTMQQLLCTPPEVQPTNTDENGFQITDINLPLVVVKIGRNLRFPIGYLHYELLRNYNFPPEAIAGIAAGTFFLVLIFMIVLVMYRRRSTKAEREYKRIQIQMDTLESNVRLECKLAFAELQTDMSDLAADLEHSGIPTLDHVNYVMKVFFPGVSDHPILNVQRQFINTPRTNYDAAMIQFEQLLNNKCFLLSFIDTLESQKSFNIRDKVNVASLLMVILMGKMEYATDILKSLLLRLIDKSVCTKHPQLMLRRTESVVEKMLTNWMALCMYYYLKDYAGSSLFLLFKAIKHQIEKGVVDAITHEARYSLSEEKLLKEQIDYQIVTLHIVQDDFDDKIQCKVLDCDSISQVKSKILDALFKNTPFSMRPSVHEVDLEWRHGRGGHVTLQDEDLTTKTLNGWRKLNTLAHYGVKESAVMSLISRQNDSFNTPYKIPCKNCTGIYCSNTHIRVYKSDINDQNVHYYHLVKPIEYQHIVNKSSEHSHKAIPEIFLTRLLSTKGTVHKFVDDFFGTILTVNEVLPPAVKWLFDLFDDAARVHGIINPEVVHAWKSNSLPLRFWVNLIKNPDFIFDINKTSTVDSSLSVIAQTFMDACSLSEHRLCKDSPSNKLLFAKDLPTYREMVIQFYQAVSQLPQVSDQELSTSMQQLSVEQLNEFDTLSALKELYIYVSKYREQIILGLENKMHLAHKLDNVACTLEGDPAAVC, from the coding sequence ATGGCTGCATTTGTGATAGTATTAGTTATAACATTTTGGCTTCGATGCACAATAGTGTACGGATATGAGTTTATATCGCAATATCccaaaaatcaaaatgaaacaTTCCACTTTAACCATCTCGTTGTTGACAAAGTGAGCGGACAAGTATATGCAGGTTCTTTGAATACACTACATCAGCTTAGTCCTGACTTGAAATCGCTTCATGTAGTACGGACTGGACCTAAGCTTGATAATCCAATGTGCCATGCTAGTGGTTGTCCGACAGAGGATATTCAAACGACTTGGActgataatgttaataaaattttagtgatTGATCAAGAATCCAGAATTGTGATAGCCTGTGGATCAGTGGCTCAGGGATCGTGTTTCAAATATAAGCTGGGTGACCTTACAGCTGAACCTGAGTTTGTTCCTGAGAGTGTTGCTGCAAACGATGCGGAAGCCTCCACATACGCTTTTATCGGTCCTGAGAGATATAATTCCTGGGACCGCTCCAATGTACTTTATGTAGGaacaacatttacaaataatggaGAATATAGACACGACGTTCCTGCTATATCCAGTCGCGACCTTATGACATTGCAACTGGCTCAATTTACATTTTCTAAGCAAAGCTTAATACAAATAGATGTCAAATACAGGGACAATTTTCTTGTGCAATATGTGTATGGATTCAATGCTAGTGACTATGCCTACTTTCTTATTATACAGAAACATTCTCACCTTGCTGGTAATGAGGAACTTGGGTATGTGTCACGCTTAGCTCGTACTTGTGTGAATGATGATAATTATAACAGTTATACAGAAGTAACATTAGAATGTAATGTTCGTGAAGAAACAACTGTTGGTAAGAGTGAAATTGTCAATTATAACTTAGTTCAAGATGCTAAAATTGCTAAGGCAGGTGTTAATTTAGCTAATCAGTTAGGAATTGAGACAGGAGATACCATCCTGGTAGCATCTTTCAGCCCATCAAAAGGAATATCTAATGAACCTACACCTAAGTCAGCTGTTTGTGTATTCTCATTACAAGAGATAGAAATTaagtttaatgaaaatgttCACATGTGTTTTAATGGTAGTACTAAGGCACGTAATATGGGTTACATATCGGGTATGATATCAGATGGTAAATGTCCAAGTGTTGGTTCCACAGGTAATATCCTTAATTTTTGTGAAGTAGGCTTAAAAATAAGTGGTCTTTATCCCATCAAAGCCATGTCAGCGATACATTGGAATGACACATTAATAACTTCAGTAACTATGTCTGTAACAGGTTTACATACTGTTGCCTTTTTAGGAACTAGTGAaggctttattaaaaaagtgcTCATAGACACTGATAAGGCTTTGGAATATTCTAATGAACTTCTTCTACCTGGTCAAAAAATTATGCCTGATACTACTCTTTCCCCTTATGGtaaaactgtttatatattagcaaattaTTCAATTGTTCAAATTCCTACTGAAAAGTGTGCTGAACATGGCAATTGTTCTTCTTGTTTAGAATCAAATGATCCTCATTGTGGTTGGTGCTCTTTAGAAAAACGATGTACAGTACAGAATATGTGTCAAAAAGGTACTCAAAGTGCACCCAGGTGGTTATCACAGTATACTGGTCAACAATGTATTgattttgaacaaattttacCTGATCGAATATCAATGTCAGAAGTCACAACTGTTCAACTTATAATTAGAACTTTACCAGAACTTCCATTTGGagcaaaatataaatgtgtttttggTAATGCTCCTCCTATAGATGCTGCAGTTACATCCAATGGGCTTGCATGCCCAACACCTGATATTAAACACAGACCAAAAATAGCACAAAACCAAGACCATGTATATGTGCCCCTTTCTGTGCACTCTTCAGAAACAAACAAAGATTTTGTTTCTCGTAATTTTGCTTTTTATGATTGTTCAAAACACATAACATGTCACACATGTATTATGAGTGAGTGGGCCTGTAATTGgtgtatttatgataataaatgtaCACATGATGCACCTGTATGCCAAAGAACCATTATAAGCGGGGAGAAAAATCCCATCAAGCTTCTCAACCATGGTATTGGTCACTGTCCTAGAATAAGGCAATATAAAAAACCAATTTTGTTACCAAACAATGTACCAAAAGAACTGGAACTTGAAGTGGAAAATTTACCACATTTACAACCTGGACATACGGGATTTCAGTGTATTGTTAGTATTGAATTGGCTAATATGATACTGCCAGCTAGAGTTGAATCtaatcattttattgtatgtgaCAAAACAATGTATTCTTATGAGGAAGATGTAGGAGAGTATAATATAAGTGTAAAAGTATTTTGGAATCATAAACATTATATAGATACAATAACAATTACTTTATACAAGTGTGAAATTCTTGGTTCTCACAGAGACCATGCAGACTGTTCTCTTTGTATTACACGCAATTCTGTCTATCAGTGTACATGGTGCGGCAATTCATGTTCTTATAGTGAATCGTGCTTAGACAATCCTGTCACAGAATGTCCCAAACCTCGAATTGACATGATAAAACCATTGAGTGGGCCTATAGAAGGTGGAACATTGGTTACAATTGAAGGTAGTAATTTAGGTCTCAGAGTTGAAGAAGTAACTGGTAAAGTTCGGATTGGAGATGTACTATGTGAAATTGTAGATTTCGAAGTATCTGTAAGTATAACATGTAAGACGGGTCCATCTAATGTATCAGTTGTAGCCCCAGTGATTGTCGAAAATGATGCAGGCTATACAGAGTCCTCTGTCCtgtttagttataaaaatataaagttacaagGTATTTATCCTTCTATAGGACCTGTATCAGGAGGTACACAATTAGCTATTGGAGGTCAACATCTTAACATTGGATCAACTATTTCAGCATATTTAGATGAATTGTTATGTTCTGTAAATAAGACACAAACATCAAATAGTAGGTTGATATGCATTACCCCAAAAGCTAATATACCACGTATTGTTCACACATTGACAGTGTCCATAGACAATGCAAATCGAACATTGTAtggagatttatttaattatacagcaGACCCTACCATTATGGAGATAAAAccattaaaaagttttgtatCGGGTGGAAGAATGATAACAGTTCATGGTACTAATTTGCATACTATCCAAAAACCTCTCATGAAACTCTATTATGTAAATGAAGTAGTTCCTGTTAATGCTACAGCTTGTACTGTACTTAATTCAAATCAAATGGAATGTCCAAGTCcagctgtaaataaaaaatattatgatataatacaaGCAACTAAATCCCAAACTAGTACTCCACAAATTGCTATGAAGGTAGGATTCGTAATGGATAATGTGGAAACAATGCATGATTTGGAAAAATACTTCAATCCACCAAGAACTCATATGGTTTTTGTTGAAGATCCCCATGTTTATCAATttccaaatcaaatcaaattgtATAAAGGCGACCCTTTAGTGATTGAAGGCGAAAATCTCATTAGAGCGAGTGACGAGTCAGATGTAATTGTGACTATTGGAACTCAACTATGCAATGTTACAAGTCTTACTATGCAACAGTTATTATGCACCCCACCTGAAGTTCAACCAACCAATACCGACGAAAATGGTTTCCAGATAACTGATATCAATCTACCTTTAGTAGTTGTGAAGATTGGTAGGAATTTACGATTTCCTATTGGGTACTTGCATTATGAgcttttaagaaattataattttccaCCAGAAGCGATAGCTGGAATTGCTGCAGGAACATTTTTCTTAGTACTTATATTTATGATTGTTTTGGTTATGTACAGAAGACGAAGTACAAAAGCAGAAAGAGAATACAAAAGGATACAAATACAAATGGACACGCTAGAGAGCAACGTTCGATTAGAGTGTAAATTGGCTTTTGCAGAGCTTCAAACTGATATGTCAGATTTGGCAGCAGATTTAGAACATTCTGGAATACCTACATTGGATCATGTGAATTATGTAATGAAGGTATTTTTTCCTGGCGTATCTGACCATCCTATTTTAAATGTTCAGCGTCAATTTATAAATACGCCACGAACAAATTACGATGCAGCCATGATTCAGTTTGAacagcttttaaataataaatgttttcttcTGTCATTTATAGACACATTGGAGTCccaaaaatcttttaatattaggGACAAAGTAAATGTAGCATCGTTATTAATGGTTATTCTCATGGGTAAAATGGAATATGCTACCGATATATTGAAGTCTCTCCTGTTGCGTCTTATTGATAAATCGGTTTGTACAAAACATCCTCAACTAATGTTAAGAAGAACGGAGAGCGTGGTTGAAAAAATGCTTACAAATTGGATGGCTCTTtgcatgtattattatttaaaagattatgcAGGTTCATCGCTGTTCTTATTATTCAAAGCAATAAAGCATCAAATTGAAAAAGGCGTAGTTGATGCTATAACTCACGAAGCTAGATATTCTTTATCAGAAGAAAAACTCTTAAAAGAACAAATAGACTACCAAATTGTTACTTTACATATAGTACAAGATGATTTCGATGATAAAATACAATGTAAAGTTTTAGACTGTGATAGTATATCACAAGTTAAGTCTAAAATATTGgatgctttatttaaaaatactccttTCAGTATGCGACCTTCCGTCCATGAAGTTGATTTAGAATGGAGACATGGCCGAGGTGGCCATGTTACTCTTCAAGATGAAGATCTTACAACGAAAACTCTAAATGGCTGGAGAAAATTAAATACCTTAGCTCACTATGGAGTTAAAGAATCTGCTGTTATGTCTTTAATTTCACGACAAAATGACAGTTTTAATACTCCATATAAGATTCCTTGCAAAAATTGCACAGGAATTTATTGTTCAAATACCCACATTAGAGTATACAAAAGTGATATAAACGACCAAAATGTGCACTACTATCATTTAGTCAAACCTATTGAGTACCAACACATTGTGAATAAATCTTCAGAACACAGTCACAAAGCCATTCCGGAAATATTTCTCACGAGACTTCTCTCTACTAAAGGCACGGTTCATAAGTTTGTCGATGACTTTTTCGGTACGATTTTGACAGTAAATGAAGTTTTACCACCTGCTGTTAAATGGCTGTTTGATCTCTTTGACGACGCTGCCAGGGTACACGGCATTATAAACCCTGAAGTCGTCCATGCATGGAAATCTAATAGTTTGCCGTTAAGATTTTGGGTCAATCTTATAAAAAATCCTGAtttcatttttgatattaataaaacttcgaCTGTAGATTCCTCTTTATCTGTGATTGCTCAAACATTTATGGATGCTTGTTCTTTATCAGAACATAGACTTTGTAAAGATTCACCAtccaataaattactttttgctAAAGACCTGCCAACCTATAGGGAAATggttatacaattttatcaagCCGTCTCTCAATTACCTCAAGTATCCGACCAAGAGCTAAGTACCTCTATGCAGCAGCTTTCAGTTGAACAACTCAATGAGTTTGATACTCTTTCAGCTTTGAAAGAGTTGTACATTTACGTAAGTAAATATAGAGAACAAATTATATTAGGGCTAGAAAACAAAATGCACTTAGCTCATAAATTAGATAATGTAGCGTGCACTTTGGAAGGGGATCCTGCAGCTGTATGCTGa